The Arachis hypogaea cultivar Tifrunner chromosome 19, arahy.Tifrunner.gnm2.J5K5, whole genome shotgun sequence genome has a window encoding:
- the LOC112775036 gene encoding uncharacterized protein encodes MAKKGKKQLMTSAPWRGDDNNTESEFQDAKLKVTTQPGNGTSTMHVPRSKSNHHHHHDGDDSIEIDPELRYSFQRNFQFLQRVFRIDTLVKPLPPAMAYDVSRNLTFFTRIFTQFFDPEGIANAQKSLGIGREEKARNVR; translated from the exons ATGGCGAAGAAGGGGAAGAAGCAGCTGATGACGTCAGCGCCATGGAGGGGAGACGACAACAACACTGAATCAGAATTCCAAGATGCTAAGCTCAAAGTCACTACCCAGCCCGGTAATGGCACTTCCACCATGCACGTTCCTCGCTCCAAGTccaaccaccaccatcaccacgaCGGCGACGATTCCATCGAGATTGACCCTGAGCTTCGCTACAGTTTCCAGCGCAATTTTCAG TTTCTGCAACGGGTTTTTCGCATCGACACTCTGGTGAAACCTCTTCCTCCTGCCATGGCATACGATGTCTCTCGCAACTTGACCTTCTTCACCCGCATCTTCACACAATTCTTTG ATCCTGAAGGTATTGCAAATGCCCAGAAATCATTGGGCATAGGACGGGAAGAGAAAGCTCGCAATGTTCGCTGA
- the LOC112777609 gene encoding uncharacterized protein isoform X1 produces the protein MAGVRQRAVTTLPNIIRSLRKEPLKPQNHSLPSLRRAFSLYDQINLIDQVPDDTLRFQGYTDTGFTVNGVEYEGSLLCVGNLLLSWKANKFSDINANSLSLFQIIRPIPEILIIGCGRYIQPVHPELRQFVRSTGMKLEAVDSRNAASTYNILNEEGRIVAAALLPYGVSS, from the exons ATGGCGGGGGTTAGGCAGAGAGCAGTGACGACTCTCCCGAACATCATTCGAAGTCTCCGAAAGGAGCCATTGAAGCCTCAAAACCATTCTCTGCCTTCTCTTCGACGCGCTTTTTCTCTCTACGATCAAATCAACCTCATTGACCAAGTTCCCGATGACACCCTCCGATTCCAAGG GTATACTGATACAGGGTTTACTGTGAATGGTGTTGAATATGAAGGGAGCTTGCTTTGTGTTGGAAATTTGCTCTTATCTTGGAAAGCAAACAAGTTCTCAGATATCAATGCTAATAG CTTATCGCTCTTCCAAATTATTCGGCCTATTCCAG AGATTTTGATTATTGGCTGTGGAAGATACATTCAACCAGTGCATCCTGAACTTCGTCAGTTTGTTCGCTCTACTGGCATGAAGTTGGAAGCTGTTGACTCG AGGAATGCTGCTTCAACCTACAATATACTGAATGAGGAAGGTCGTATTGTGGCTGCAGCGCTTCTTCCATATGGAGTTTCTTCATGA
- the LOC112777609 gene encoding uncharacterized protein isoform X2, with product MAGVRQRAVTTLPNIIRSLRKEPLKPQNHSLPSLRRAFSLYDQINLIDQVPDDTLRFQGYTDTGFTVNGVEYEGSLLCVGNLLLSWKANKFSDINANRFCFYSIYAIYAEILIIGCGRYIQPVHPELRQFVRSTGMKLEAVDSRNAASTYNILNEEGRIVAAALLPYGVSS from the exons ATGGCGGGGGTTAGGCAGAGAGCAGTGACGACTCTCCCGAACATCATTCGAAGTCTCCGAAAGGAGCCATTGAAGCCTCAAAACCATTCTCTGCCTTCTCTTCGACGCGCTTTTTCTCTCTACGATCAAATCAACCTCATTGACCAAGTTCCCGATGACACCCTCCGATTCCAAGG GTATACTGATACAGGGTTTACTGTGAATGGTGTTGAATATGAAGGGAGCTTGCTTTGTGTTGGAAATTTGCTCTTATCTTGGAAAGCAAACAAGTTCTCAGATATCAATGCTAATAGGTTTTGTTTCTATTCTATAT ACGCAATATATGCAGAGATTTTGATTATTGGCTGTGGAAGATACATTCAACCAGTGCATCCTGAACTTCGTCAGTTTGTTCGCTCTACTGGCATGAAGTTGGAAGCTGTTGACTCG AGGAATGCTGCTTCAACCTACAATATACTGAATGAGGAAGGTCGTATTGTGGCTGCAGCGCTTCTTCCATATGGAGTTTCTTCATGA